From Thermogladius calderae 1633, a single genomic window includes:
- a CDS encoding radical SAM protein has protein sequence MPGLDPFKLAEEIYKRVARLTGNVEERRYYRFRGGRWYGGIATADVVGCNLRCKFCWSWRYSYFTDKGNFYDPSRVFSILTDIASGRGYRYVRLSGGEPTISRRHLVDLLKLFEETKFIFILETNGLLIGRDERFASELSRFHNIVVRVSFKGATPEEFEMLTGADRSYYEYQFRALENLMSSGLRPGEDFYPAIMLSFSTEENYRVFKKRLSQIHPALVESIDEEYVILYPHVVELLKRSGLKPRVAYRPDGVPDFMI, from the coding sequence ATGCCGGGGCTAGACCCGTTTAAACTAGCAGAGGAGATCTACAAGAGAGTCGCGAGATTGACTGGTAACGTTGAGGAGAGGAGGTACTACAGGTTCAGGGGGGGTAGGTGGTACGGTGGTATCGCCACAGCCGACGTCGTTGGATGTAACCTGAGGTGCAAGTTCTGCTGGAGTTGGAGGTACAGCTACTTCACTGACAAAGGGAATTTCTACGACCCGTCGAGAGTTTTCAGCATTCTCACCGATATCGCTAGCGGGCGGGGGTACAGATACGTTAGGCTGAGTGGTGGGGAGCCGACCATCTCTAGGAGGCACTTAGTAGACCTATTGAAACTCTTCGAAGAGACCAAGTTCATCTTCATCTTGGAGACAAACGGTCTCCTCATAGGGAGAGACGAGAGATTCGCCAGCGAGCTCTCTAGGTTCCACAACATCGTGGTAAGGGTCTCGTTCAAGGGGGCTACACCCGAGGAGTTCGAAATGCTTACGGGAGCCGACAGGAGCTACTACGAGTACCAGTTCAGAGCCTTGGAGAACCTGATGAGCTCTGGTCTTAGACCTGGCGAGGACTTCTACCCGGCGATTATGTTGAGCTTTAGTACAGAAGAGAACTACAGGGTTTTCAAGAAGAGGCTTTCCCAGATACACCCCGCACTAGTCGAGTCCATCGACGAAGAGTACGTCATCCTCTACCCCCACGTCGTCGAGCTACTTAAGAGGAGCGGTCTCAAGCCCCGCGTCGCGTACAGGCCGGACGGCGTGCCTGACTTTATGATCTAG
- the arcC gene encoding carbamate kinase, whose product MPRDDKYMVIAFGGNAFQSKGDKGTPEDYWRNAYKAAEIVVSLIEEGYKIALTHGNGPQVGIIAEWMMAGLKMKELPPMTLDIAGAMSQGWLGYLLQQALYNKLVEKGLLGSKVKGVVTVVTQTLVSKDDPDFKNPSKYIGPWYEKEEAEKLAKEYGWFIKPDPRGGYRRVVPSPDPQIQVEIEAIRTLLDNGFIVISDGGGGVPVYKDEKGLLHGVEGVIDKDLGAERMATALGASVLMILTDVEKVYLNFGTPNAKPLDVLTVSEAKKYYAEGHFKPGSMGPKVLAGIRFVENGGKLAIIGHLFKAKEALEGKSGTRIIPG is encoded by the coding sequence GTGCCCAGAGACGACAAATACATGGTGATAGCGTTCGGAGGAAACGCGTTCCAGTCCAAGGGAGATAAGGGGACCCCCGAGGACTACTGGAGAAACGCCTACAAGGCCGCAGAGATAGTGGTGTCGCTAATCGAGGAAGGTTACAAGATAGCGCTGACGCATGGAAACGGCCCCCAGGTGGGCATAATAGCCGAGTGGATGATGGCTGGCTTGAAGATGAAAGAGCTCCCCCCGATGACGCTCGACATCGCGGGTGCGATGAGCCAGGGCTGGTTGGGCTACCTGCTCCAGCAAGCCCTGTATAACAAGTTGGTTGAGAAGGGCCTTCTCGGCAGTAAGGTCAAGGGTGTCGTCACAGTAGTGACGCAGACACTTGTCAGCAAAGACGACCCGGACTTCAAGAACCCCAGCAAGTACATCGGGCCCTGGTACGAGAAGGAGGAGGCCGAGAAGCTGGCTAAGGAGTACGGGTGGTTCATAAAGCCTGACCCCAGGGGCGGTTATAGAAGGGTAGTGCCCTCACCGGACCCACAGATACAGGTAGAGATTGAGGCGATCCGGACTCTGCTCGACAACGGGTTCATTGTGATCTCCGACGGCGGTGGCGGAGTACCAGTGTACAAGGACGAGAAAGGCCTGCTCCACGGTGTCGAGGGAGTCATAGACAAAGACCTGGGAGCTGAGAGAATGGCGACAGCCCTGGGTGCGAGCGTACTAATGATATTGACCGACGTGGAGAAGGTCTACTTGAACTTCGGCACTCCCAACGCTAAGCCGTTGGACGTGTTGACGGTCAGCGAGGCCAAGAAGTACTACGCAGAGGGTCACTTCAAGCCCGGGAGTATGGGGCCTAAAGTGCTCGCTGGAATAAGGTTCGTGGAGAACGGGGGTAAACTCGCCATCATCGGCCACCTCTTCAAGGCGAAGGAGGCACTGGAAGGAAAGTCCGGAACCCGTATCATACCCGGATAA
- a CDS encoding DMT family transporter has product MRDRVKGLLALLATSLIWGSSFVFIKLSVSDIDGVAYTFYRSLIALALLTPALLLGRSKFNKGNFRKGFVVGLSYVSGLALQGVGTQFTTPSISAFVTGLNTVFVYIYEFLRGTANKVKLVASLALSTIGLYLLTEPAGELGLGVVLVLIGAIAWAAEIVLVGVYSAELTQSTISFLYGLLLPGLFITPYVALHANTLPSLNTVLYIFYLSLFCTIIASVLQVVGQKYVPAYAAATIYLLEPISAAVFSALLYGERLSPIQVVGASLIILAIYIVSK; this is encoded by the coding sequence ATGAGGGATAGGGTAAAGGGGCTATTAGCACTGCTCGCCACCTCCCTGATTTGGGGCTCTAGTTTCGTTTTCATAAAGTTGAGTGTGTCGGATATCGACGGTGTAGCCTACACGTTTTATAGGTCTCTAATAGCGCTAGCACTACTAACACCAGCCCTCTTACTGGGGAGGTCTAAGTTTAACAAGGGTAACTTTAGAAAAGGGTTCGTAGTAGGCTTGTCCTACGTCTCGGGACTCGCGTTACAGGGTGTGGGGACACAGTTCACCACCCCCTCGATATCCGCTTTCGTCACAGGTCTAAACACGGTCTTCGTCTACATATACGAGTTCTTGAGGGGCACCGCCAATAAAGTAAAGCTCGTCGCGTCTCTAGCACTCTCCACGATCGGGCTGTACCTGCTCACGGAGCCGGCCGGCGAGCTGGGCTTAGGGGTGGTACTGGTTCTAATAGGCGCTATCGCCTGGGCCGCCGAGATAGTGTTAGTGGGCGTGTACAGCGCGGAGCTAACCCAGAGTACTATCTCCTTCTTATATGGTCTTCTACTCCCTGGCCTATTCATCACACCGTACGTGGCCCTACACGCAAACACCCTGCCCAGCCTTAACACGGTACTCTACATCTTCTACTTGAGCCTGTTCTGCACCATAATAGCCTCCGTACTCCAAGTAGTGGGGCAGAAATACGTCCCTGCCTACGCGGCGGCAACCATCTACTTGTTGGAGCCTATATCCGCAGCCGTGTTCTCTGCCTTGCTATACGGGGAGAGGCTCTCGCCTATACAAGTGGTGGGGGCCTCCCTGATCATACTAGCGATCTACATAGTGTCAAAATAG
- a CDS encoding amidohydrolase family protein has product MREKVDILVSDSLIVTMNSERRVVPRGYVAVRDGTIVDVGVGDGKDKYTSEEVVGGGRSVVTPGFISAHTHFYGALLTGSPWFGKIEPPTDFMQNLQRIWWALDVMLCHDEAYAAALIGSLMYAKSGVTNFFDNISAPNCIDGILDSMEKAVNEVGIRGILSFEATQRRSYEEGVRGVRENERFIVKNNKDPRKLVKGAIYLHASFTVTDDLFKMAKELSEKHDALVAIHTEEGLVDVYHNIERYGVRPIERMYRLGFLSPRVHLVHAVQATDEEILIIKKTGAHVAHNPMSNMLNAVGVPKIPRMLELGINVGLGDDGYIFNVFENMRAAYLIHKVWNLDPRLMTPLQVVEMATVNAARMFHQDKELGSIEPGKRADIVVIKPRTPPTPINEKSVYGHLVNSFTPDDVDTVVVDGRFVVKEKRFVNVDLDKALEKVHSTVERLWDKMMVEGKYQLDYLK; this is encoded by the coding sequence ATGAGGGAAAAGGTCGACATCCTCGTCTCCGACTCGCTAATCGTGACAATGAACAGTGAGCGCCGCGTCGTCCCGCGAGGATACGTCGCAGTGAGAGACGGAACGATCGTGGACGTGGGAGTCGGCGACGGGAAGGACAAGTACACTAGCGAGGAGGTTGTTGGGGGCGGCAGGTCTGTCGTAACGCCTGGCTTCATCAGCGCGCATACGCACTTCTACGGGGCCCTCCTAACGGGTAGCCCCTGGTTCGGGAAGATCGAGCCCCCCACGGACTTCATGCAGAACCTCCAAAGGATCTGGTGGGCCCTTGACGTGATGCTGTGCCACGACGAGGCCTACGCGGCGGCTCTGATCGGGTCTCTAATGTACGCGAAGTCCGGGGTGACCAACTTCTTCGACAACATAAGCGCGCCCAACTGTATAGACGGTATACTCGACAGCATGGAGAAGGCTGTCAACGAGGTGGGTATCAGGGGTATTCTAAGCTTCGAGGCGACGCAGCGAAGAAGCTACGAGGAGGGCGTGAGAGGCGTTAGGGAGAACGAGAGGTTTATAGTTAAGAACAACAAAGACCCTAGAAAACTGGTCAAGGGCGCCATCTACCTGCACGCCAGCTTCACGGTAACAGACGACCTGTTCAAGATGGCGAAGGAGCTCTCCGAGAAGCACGACGCGCTTGTGGCAATACACACGGAGGAGGGGCTGGTCGACGTCTACCACAACATCGAGAGGTACGGTGTACGGCCTATAGAGAGGATGTACAGACTAGGCTTCCTCTCCCCGAGAGTCCACCTCGTCCACGCAGTACAGGCGACCGATGAGGAGATCCTGATCATCAAAAAGACTGGGGCACACGTAGCGCACAACCCTATGAGCAACATGCTCAACGCCGTGGGTGTCCCGAAGATACCGAGGATGCTAGAGCTAGGTATCAACGTAGGGCTTGGCGACGACGGCTACATATTCAACGTTTTCGAGAACATGAGGGCAGCCTACTTGATCCACAAAGTCTGGAACCTGGACCCCAGGTTGATGACGCCTCTACAGGTCGTCGAGATGGCAACAGTCAACGCTGCTAGAATGTTCCACCAAGACAAGGAGCTGGGTAGTATCGAGCCCGGGAAGAGGGCCGACATCGTTGTCATCAAACCCAGGACACCTCCAACGCCAATAAACGAGAAAAGCGTTTACGGCCACCTCGTCAACTCCTTCACACCGGACGACGTGGACACAGTAGTAGTTGACGGGAGGTTCGTCGTTAAGGAGAAGAGGTTCGTCAACGTAGACCTCGACAAGGCTTTAGAGAAAGTCCACAGCACTGTCGAAAGACTATGGGACAAGATGATGGTTGAAGGAAAATACCAGTTGGACTACCTCAAGTAG
- a CDS encoding chromatin protein Cren7 — MAAREPCKNAVKVRTPSGKELELIPRKVWQLTPSGRKGVKVGLFQDPETGKFFRQKVPDDYPLCG, encoded by the coding sequence ATGGCTGCTAGAGAGCCGTGCAAAAACGCTGTTAAAGTCAGGACTCCTTCGGGCAAGGAGCTCGAGCTGATCCCTAGGAAAGTCTGGCAACTGACCCCCAGCGGGAGAAAGGGCGTAAAGGTAGGGTTATTCCAGGACCCCGAGACCGGGAAATTCTTCAGGCAGAAGGTCCCAGACGACTACCCACTCTGCGGCTAA
- a CDS encoding dihydroorotate dehydrogenase — translation MPSLEVEIAGLRFKNPLMNAACPVSRDAEMMKALIDNGVGGVVAKTISVKPAIVPRPSMAAVDRGMARMQVLKTIKPGDIRIVNVDSGNNRFIYGVLNAELWSDIPAEHYLEREYPIVKEYAKKNNVPFIASIGYTPEELSNLGPKVEKAGVDAIEFSTHYIGRDYRPVVEAAKALRESVSVPIFAKLSPFTPNIPELVKELEKVGVNGIVATNTIGPALSIDVETGMPIVGGPYGYGWLSGPALKPLALAVVSQVALNSKLPVIGVGGISRGVDVIEYFMAGASAVQICTAALIEGLGVFKRILKEVEDWLARHEYDSILDVKGLALKYLKPEPRRVWAEPPVVDEKKCIGCGFCEQVCNYDAVHVLPDEKGKRVARVDINKCYGCGLCTSVCPTRAIAFKEYIT, via the coding sequence TTGCCTAGTCTAGAAGTCGAGATAGCCGGGTTGAGGTTCAAGAACCCCCTGATGAACGCAGCGTGCCCTGTCTCGAGAGACGCCGAAATGATGAAGGCCCTTATCGACAACGGTGTGGGCGGAGTAGTAGCCAAGACGATAAGCGTTAAGCCGGCTATTGTCCCCAGGCCTAGCATGGCGGCCGTCGACAGGGGTATGGCGAGAATGCAGGTCTTGAAGACTATCAAGCCGGGCGACATAAGGATCGTCAACGTCGACAGCGGGAACAACAGGTTCATCTACGGCGTGTTGAACGCCGAGCTATGGAGCGACATACCGGCCGAGCACTACCTTGAACGCGAGTACCCCATCGTCAAGGAGTACGCCAAAAAGAACAACGTCCCGTTCATAGCCAGCATAGGCTACACCCCAGAAGAACTGTCCAACCTGGGTCCGAAAGTCGAGAAAGCCGGGGTAGACGCGATAGAGTTCTCTACACACTACATTGGTAGAGACTACAGGCCAGTCGTCGAGGCCGCCAAGGCCCTCCGCGAGAGTGTGAGTGTACCGATCTTCGCCAAGCTGAGCCCGTTCACCCCGAACATACCCGAGCTGGTTAAAGAGCTGGAGAAGGTCGGCGTAAACGGCATAGTGGCAACCAACACGATCGGCCCGGCTCTTAGTATCGACGTCGAGACAGGAATGCCTATAGTGGGCGGGCCTTACGGTTACGGGTGGTTGAGCGGCCCGGCCTTGAAGCCGCTGGCGCTCGCCGTGGTCTCCCAAGTAGCCCTCAACTCCAAACTCCCAGTTATAGGCGTGGGCGGGATATCCAGGGGTGTCGACGTAATAGAATACTTCATGGCTGGTGCGTCGGCTGTCCAGATATGTACAGCTGCCCTTATCGAGGGGCTAGGGGTCTTCAAGAGGATCCTAAAGGAAGTAGAGGATTGGCTCGCTAGGCACGAGTACGACAGTATACTAGACGTCAAAGGTCTAGCACTCAAATACCTGAAGCCAGAGCCGCGCAGGGTCTGGGCAGAGCCGCCCGTAGTAGACGAGAAGAAGTGCATCGGCTGCGGTTTCTGTGAGCAGGTGTGTAACTACGATGCCGTACACGTGTTGCCAGACGAGAAAGGCAAGAGGGTCGCAAGAGTAGATATCAACAAGTGCTATGGCTGCGGGCTCTGTACTAGCGTGTGCCCGACACGAGCTATAGCTTTCAAAGAGTACATTACGTAA
- a CDS encoding phosphoglycerate kinase gives MYGGSMDNSLLDLPTLKDLDITRRRVFMRVDINSPIDPETGKILDDRRIRVHAKYIKEIVDKYEPALVIGSHQGRPGERDFTTLEEHAELLSKYSGVQVKFVDDVMGPAARSAISELRPGEVLLLDNLRLVSEEVLEGAPEAQSMTVFVRRLSGLFDYYVNDAFATAHRSQPSIVGFPLVLPSAMGPLFEKEVIAAAKIFSSTSGPRIFILGGSKVHDLLRVIENLVRNRLADRILTTGLLAQLFLVAKGVRLGDENVRLLEEKNILTLIPRARLLLMKGAPIETPVDVKTHNEKDDAVENVSITKITGVIKDIGETTLEIYCELIKEASLIVMRGPAGVIEDSKFREGTLKILDAVYNSRAFVVIAGGHLGSMIDETKVNDRIHVSTGGNALLLLLSGEELPAIKALQMSKSIFHGGKR, from the coding sequence ATGTACGGTGGATCAATGGACAACTCCCTCCTCGACCTTCCGACGCTTAAAGACCTGGATATAACTAGACGCAGGGTCTTTATGAGGGTAGACATCAACTCGCCTATAGACCCCGAGACCGGGAAAATTCTGGACGACAGGCGGATAAGGGTCCACGCGAAGTACATCAAAGAGATAGTCGACAAATACGAGCCTGCTCTCGTAATAGGGTCTCACCAAGGGAGGCCAGGTGAACGGGACTTCACCACTCTCGAGGAGCACGCAGAGCTCTTGAGCAAGTACAGTGGTGTCCAAGTTAAGTTCGTGGATGACGTAATGGGGCCAGCGGCAAGGAGCGCGATCTCGGAGTTGAGGCCTGGCGAGGTCCTTCTACTGGATAACCTTAGACTGGTATCGGAAGAGGTTCTCGAGGGTGCGCCCGAGGCCCAGTCTATGACCGTGTTCGTTAGGAGGCTGTCCGGTTTGTTTGATTACTACGTTAACGACGCCTTTGCTACTGCTCACAGGAGCCAGCCGAGCATAGTAGGCTTCCCGCTGGTGTTACCCAGTGCTATGGGCCCGCTCTTCGAGAAAGAGGTGATCGCTGCCGCTAAAATCTTCTCGTCCACTTCGGGACCCCGGATCTTCATACTAGGTGGTTCTAAAGTACACGACCTTCTCAGAGTCATCGAGAACCTCGTAAGAAACAGGCTCGCCGACCGGATACTCACTACGGGGCTCCTCGCACAACTCTTCCTAGTAGCTAAAGGTGTGAGACTGGGCGACGAAAACGTGAGGCTTCTAGAAGAGAAGAACATCCTCACCCTCATACCCCGGGCGAGGCTCCTGCTCATGAAAGGCGCGCCCATAGAGACCCCCGTTGACGTCAAGACCCACAACGAGAAAGATGACGCTGTGGAAAACGTGTCCATAACCAAGATTACTGGGGTGATAAAGGACATCGGCGAGACTACGCTCGAGATCTACTGCGAGCTTATCAAGGAGGCCTCGTTGATCGTCATGAGAGGCCCTGCTGGAGTAATCGAGGACAGCAAGTTCAGAGAAGGGACGCTTAAGATACTCGATGCCGTCTACAATTCCAGGGCCTTCGTTGTCATAGCTGGTGGCCACCTGGGCTCAATGATCGACGAGACTAAGGTAAACGACAGGATCCATGTCTCCACAGGAGGTAACGCTCTACTCCTCTTACTGAGTGGAGAGGAGCTACCCGCAATTAAGGCGCTCCAGATGAGTAAGTCCATCTTCCACGGTGGTAAGAGATGA
- a CDS encoding type II glyceraldehyde-3-phosphate dehydrogenase — MKAPVAVNGYGTIGKRVAEAIRQMPDLELKGIVKYTPDYSVLVAYRQGIPIYVPKGKEGVFEEVGVKPSGTVDELFGSVSLVVDASPGGKGAQNKRVYVERGLSALFEGGESPDVAEVSFSTLCNYRQALGKKYIRVVSCNTTALLRLICLLDRHIGVRKARAVIVRRASDPKEDKGIVNTVKLDPPSIPSHHAIDVKTVLPDLDIETVALIVPTTLMHVHVVHIQTKRSTSIDEVVETLSSTPRIVVLEGAKIGIDSTSKIVEFARDLGRKRYDIYENVVWRDMIKVNGDELTIVQAVHQEAIVIPENIDAIRAALRLAESAEETMRVTDKVLNVGLQR, encoded by the coding sequence ATGAAGGCTCCCGTTGCTGTTAACGGTTACGGTACGATCGGGAAAAGGGTCGCAGAAGCGATAAGGCAGATGCCCGACTTGGAGCTGAAGGGTATCGTAAAGTACACACCCGACTACAGCGTCCTAGTGGCCTACAGACAGGGCATCCCAATATATGTGCCGAAGGGAAAAGAAGGGGTGTTCGAAGAAGTCGGGGTTAAGCCCTCCGGGACTGTCGACGAGTTGTTCGGGTCGGTTAGTCTCGTCGTAGACGCATCCCCTGGTGGAAAAGGGGCGCAGAACAAGAGGGTCTACGTGGAGCGGGGCCTAAGCGCCCTCTTCGAGGGCGGAGAGAGCCCGGATGTAGCAGAGGTCAGCTTTAGCACGCTCTGCAACTACCGGCAGGCCCTTGGTAAAAAGTACATTAGAGTGGTCAGCTGCAATACTACGGCCCTGCTTAGGCTGATATGCCTCCTAGACAGGCACATCGGCGTCAGGAAGGCCAGAGCGGTTATTGTCAGAAGAGCTAGTGACCCAAAGGAGGACAAAGGTATCGTCAACACAGTGAAGCTAGACCCACCCAGTATACCCAGCCACCACGCAATAGACGTGAAAACAGTCTTACCCGACCTGGACATTGAGACTGTCGCACTTATAGTGCCGACGACACTGATGCACGTCCACGTCGTACACATCCAAACCAAGAGGAGTACCAGCATAGACGAGGTCGTGGAGACGTTGTCTAGTACTCCTAGGATAGTTGTCCTGGAAGGCGCAAAGATAGGTATAGACTCCACCAGCAAGATCGTCGAGTTCGCTAGAGACCTCGGCAGGAAAAGGTACGACATCTACGAGAACGTGGTTTGGAGGGACATGATCAAAGTAAACGGAGACGAGCTAACTATAGTTCAGGCAGTCCACCAAGAAGCAATAGTGATACCAGAGAACATCGACGCGATAAGAGCGGCTCTGCGTCTAGCCGAGAGCGCGGAGGAGACGATGAGGGTGACAGACAAGGTTCTTAACGTCGGTTTACAACGTTAA
- a CDS encoding universal stress protein: MSEAPTYEISFMLRRILVPFDGSSLSLKALNIAVDLARHYGSQLTVLYVKVPGETGDPLNLARSAVGKKITNVRYKTIELKENESISSIILKEVVEESYDLIVVGARGKTSYFDLSIGSIPLALAVNSTCSVLIVR, encoded by the coding sequence GTGTCTGAGGCACCGACCTACGAGATCAGTTTCATGCTGAGGAGAATTCTCGTCCCCTTCGACGGGAGTAGCCTCAGCCTGAAGGCTCTCAACATAGCCGTCGACCTAGCGAGGCACTACGGTTCTCAGTTGACAGTCCTTTACGTGAAGGTGCCCGGCGAAACCGGGGATCCACTAAACCTGGCCAGGAGCGCTGTCGGCAAGAAAATAACGAACGTGAGGTACAAGACTATAGAGCTCAAGGAGAACGAGAGTATCTCGTCGATCATCCTTAAGGAGGTAGTTGAGGAGAGCTACGACCTGATAGTCGTGGGGGCTAGAGGAAAAACGAGCTACTTTGACTTGAGCATCGGGAGTATACCCTTAGCCTTGGCAGTCAACTCTACTTGTTCCGTCTTGATAGTCAGGTAG